The following proteins are co-located in the Lepisosteus oculatus isolate fLepOcu1 chromosome 9, fLepOcu1.hap2, whole genome shotgun sequence genome:
- the cog1 gene encoding conserved oligomeric Golgi complex subunit 1 isoform X1 → MAAVPAHSLRISEIGDPTALFERYSADEIRGIERRVRGEIEQKKEELRQMVGERYRDLIEAADTIGEMRQCSESVVQSIQDMHRYCHQLKQGKNPSLPVSRLESQRQSQEKFYSMAAQIKLLLEIPERIWSAMESSQYLHATRLYLLCCHLHSLLQLGGGGPNYSPVLARFPILVRQVAAAGHFRSTILLESKSLLKGQVVSDQAIAEALVSTMLLEDSSPRQALADFLLARKASIQQLLNQPQHGAGIKAQVCSLVELMATTLYQAYAVFCTPPEGKPMEPPLSCGLLFATLETVTGTAPAGKEKKVLQGEMSSGSWFKYLPSSVTDFQPTLRTLAQPIQPEHLRDTLRQWMDTCKEDICSGISGLLVYVKSLKGLAAIRDAVWELLTSDAISQHWSVICQRLLERPLSFWEDFLQQLFLQRLQALTQEGMEEISSSSRILLTSSLRELEGQSGPGGPSRATQFEGDVASFLWSESPNDLLSDAAWVSVSGRSPLLKSGLSMKTQALTPCVQNFCSSLDSKLKIRLEDLLSYLPSEQTTKESAEPLPVASSSFDRFTDASTVEETVREHCLACVRNILSSVRSELKAVQDKLLSSGRAGNSCLSSVLFMARLCQSMSELCPSLKQCILGKQGGPDHMVKDTSRQGRKLGKGAKAPEISPAQARWADLREELLLCSMEAYRIWSSALTEALVQNFAGRLHSSSAGSILETATNWEELEIQEETESGSKVTSKIRLPVQPSWYVQTLLFHLCLEVNRIGGHALPKVTLQELLKGCLDRVITEYEKLALEKHNKDPAFLMTQNRALQLLFDLRYLSVTLSARQEEGKASRSHQDPRIQQVCDCLEGHIDPFDLDVFTPPLNTNLTRLVQRTSVLLGLLTGTEKQFSSRGPSVGTQEPYNILPLASSQIRFGLLPLSMSTSRKSSKPASRGSEISRTQVVPASSALPGETFRPGNLFRQLASQEEEPTGPSLFKLGWLSSMAK, encoded by the exons ATGGCGGCTGTGCCAGCTCATTCGCTCCGGATCTCGGAAATCGGAGACCCGACTGCCCTGTTTGAGCGTTACAGTGCCGATGAGATTCGAGGTATAGAGCGCAGGGTGCGGGGCGAGATCGAGCAGAAAAAAGAGGAGTTGCGGCAGATGGTCGGAGAGCGCTACCGGGACTTGATCGAGGCCGCGGATACGATAGGCGAGATGCGGCAGTGCTCGGAGAGCGTCGTGCAGTCGATTCAAGACATGCATCGCTACTGTCACCAACTCAAACAAGGAAAAAATCCGTCTCTGCCTGTCAGCAGGTTGGAA AGCCAGCGCCAGTCTCAGGAGAAGTTTTACAGCATGGCTGCCCAGATCAAGCTGCTGCTGGAAATCCCGGAGCGGATCTGGAGTGCGATGGAGTCTTCCCAGTACCTCCACGCCACCCGGCTCTACCTGCTCTGCTGCCACCTGCACAGCCTGCTGCAGCTGGGGGGTGGAGGGCCGAACTACAGCCCAGTGCTGGCCCGCTTTCCCATCCTGGTGCGCCAGGTGGCTGCTGCTGGACACTTCAG GTCCACCATCTTGCTGGAGAGTAAATCTCTCCTGAAGGGCCAAGTGGTTTCAGACCAGGCCATTGCAGAAGCCCTGGTGTCCACCATGCTCCTAGAGGACAGCTCACCGCGGCAAGCCCTTGCTGACTTCCTGTTGGCCAGGAAGGCCTCCATCCAGCAACTGCTCAACCAGCCCCAGCATG GTGCTGGTATCAAGGCTCAGGTATGTTCTCTGGTGGAGCTGATGGCCACTACACTGTACCAGGCCTACGCCGTGTTTTGTACTCCTCCTGAGGGTAAGCCAATGGAGCCGCCCCTGAGCTGCGGCCTGCTGTTCGCCACACTGGAGACTGTGACCGGAACTGCACCCGCTG GGAAAGAGAAGAAGGTCCTGCAGGGAGAGATGAGCTCAGGCAGCTGGTTCAAGTACCTTCCGTCCTCTGTGACCGACTTCCAGCCGACCCTGCGGACCCTGGCTCAGCCCATCCAGCCTGAGCATCTCAGAGACACGCTGCGGCAGTGGATGGACAC GTGTAAAGAGGATATCTGCAGTGGAATCAGCGGCCTGCTGGTCTACGTGAAGAGCCTGAAGGGCCTGGCAGCAATCCGGGATGCTGTGTGGGAGCTGCTGACCAGTGACGCCATCAGCCAGCACTGGAGCGTCATTTGTCAGCGGCTCTTGGAGCGCCCCCTGTCCTTCTGGGAGGATTTTCTCCAGCAGCTCTTCCTCCAGCGCCTGCAG GCTCTTACTCAAGAAGGAATGGAGGAGATCTCGAGCAGCTCCAGAATCCTGTTGACCTCATCCCTGCGGGAACTGGAAGGGCAGTCAGGTCCCGGGGGCCCCAGCAGGGCGACGCAGTTTGAGGGTGACGTAGCCTCCTTTCTATGGTCCGAATCGCCCAACGACCTGCTGAGTGACGCAGCCTGGGTGAGCGTGTCAGGCCGCAGCCCCCTGCTGAAGAGTGGCCTGTCTATGAAGACCCAGGCCTTGACCCCCTGCGTCCAGAACTTCTGCTCCTCCCTGGACTCAAAGCTCAAAATCAGGCTGGAGGACCTTCTCTCCTACTTGCCCTCTGAGCAGACCACCAAGGAGTCTGCCGAACCTCTTCCTGTCGCGTCCTCCTCCTTTGACCGCTTCACTGATGCCAGCACTGTGGAAGAAACCGTGCGAGAGCACTGCCTGGCCTGCGTGCGCAATATCTTGTCTTCCGTGCGCTCCGAGCTGAAGGCTGTGCAGGACAAGTTACTCAGCTCTGGCCGTGCAGGAAACAGCTGCCTCAGTTCAGTGCTCTTCATGGCAAGACTCTGTCAGTCCATGAGCGAGCTCTGCCCCAGCCTGAAGCAGTGCATTCTGGGGAAGCAGGGTGGCCCAGATCACATGGTGAAGGACACTTCCCGTCAGGGCAGGAAGCTGGGCAAAGGCGCCAAAGCGCCAGAGATTAGCCCTGCACAGGCCAGGTGGGCGGATCTGAGGGAGGAGCTTCTATTATGCAGCATGGAAGCTTACCGGATCTGGAGCTCCGCCCTCACCGAG GCTCTGGTCCAAAACTTTGCTGGCAGACTTCACTCGAGCTCCGCAGGCTCCATCCTGGAAACAGCAACCAACTGGGAGGAGCTGGAAATTCAGGAAGAGACTGAATCAGGGAGCAAAGTGACCTCCAAAATCCGTCTTCCCGTTCAG CCCTCATGGTATGTGCAGACTCTTCTCTTCCATCTGTGCCTAGAGGTCAACAGGATTGGAGGTCACGCACTGCCAAAGGTCACCCTACAGGAGCTGCTGAAGGGCTGCCTGGATCGGGTCATCACCGAGTACGAGAAGCTGGCTTTGGAAAAGCACAACAAG GACCCTGCCTTCCTCATGACCCAGAACCGGGCCTTGCAGCTGCTATTTGACCTGCGCTACCTGTCAGTGACTCTCAGCGCCAGGCAAGAAGAGGGAAAGGCCTCTCGTTCCCACCAAGATCCCAG GATCCAGCAGGTCTGTGATTGCCTGGAGGGCCACATTGATCCTTTTGACTTGGATGTCTTCACCCCCCCACTCAACACTAACCTGACCCGTCTCGTCCAGAGGACCTCT GTGCTGCTGGGGCTATTGACAGGCACAGAGAAGCAGTTCAGCTCCAGGGGGCCCAGTGTTGGCACTCAGGAGCCATACAACATCCTGCCCCTCGCCAGCAGTCAGATCCG GTTCGGACTCCTGCCCTTGAGCATGTCCACTTCCCGGAAGTCCTCCAAGCCTGCATCCCGGGGCTCTGAAATCTCCAGGACCCAG GTTGTCCCTGCGTCCTCTGCCCTACCAGGAGAAACGTTCCGACCTGGAAACTTGTTCAGACAGCTGGCGTCTCAGGAGGAGGAGCCCACAGGCCCCTCCCTCTTCAAACTGGGCTGGCTCTCCAGCATGGCCAAGTGA
- the cog1 gene encoding conserved oligomeric Golgi complex subunit 1 isoform X2 — MAAVPAHSLRISEIGDPTALFERYSADEIRGIERRVRGEIEQKKEELRQMVGERYRDLIEAADTIGEMRQCSESVVQSIQDMHRYCHQLKQGKNPSLPVSRLESQRQSQEKFYSMAAQIKLLLEIPERIWSAMESSQYLHATRLYLLCCHLHSLLQLGGGGPNYSPVLARFPILVRQVAAAGHFRSTILLESKSLLKGQVVSDQAIAEALVSTMLLEDSSPRQALADFLLARKASIQQLLNQPQHGAGIKAQVCSLVELMATTLYQAYAVFCTPPEGKPMEPPLSCGLLFATLETVTGTAPAGKEKKVLQGEMSSGSWFKYLPSSVTDFQPTLRTLAQPIQPEHLRDTLRQWMDTCKEDICSGISGLLVYVKSLKGLAAIRDAVWELLTSDAISQHWSVICQRLLERPLSFWEDFLQQLFLQRLQALTQEGMEEISSSSRILLTSSLRELEGQSGPGGPSRATQFEGDVASFLWSESPNDLLSDAAWVSVSGRSPLLKSGLSMKTQALTPCVQNFCSSLDSKLKIRLEDLLSYLPSEQTTKESAEPLPVASSSFDRFTDASTVEETVREHCLACVRNILSSVRSELKAVQDKLLSSGRAGNSCLSSVLFMARLCQSMSELCPSLKQCILGKQGGPDHMVKDTSRQGRKLGKGAKAPEISPAQARWADLREELLLCSMEAYRIWSSALTEALVQNFAGRLHSSSAGSILETATNWEELEIQEETESGSKVTSKIRLPVQPSWYVQTLLFHLCLEVNRIGGHALPKVTLQELLKGCLDRVITEYEKLALEKHNKDPAFLMTQNRALQLLFDLRYLSVTLSARQEEGKASRSHQDPRIQQVCDCLEGHIDPFDLDVFTPPLNTNLTRLVQRTSVLLGLLTGTEKQFSSRGPSVGTQEPYNILPLASSQIRFGLLPLSMSTSRKSSKPASRGSEISRTQFLLF, encoded by the exons ATGGCGGCTGTGCCAGCTCATTCGCTCCGGATCTCGGAAATCGGAGACCCGACTGCCCTGTTTGAGCGTTACAGTGCCGATGAGATTCGAGGTATAGAGCGCAGGGTGCGGGGCGAGATCGAGCAGAAAAAAGAGGAGTTGCGGCAGATGGTCGGAGAGCGCTACCGGGACTTGATCGAGGCCGCGGATACGATAGGCGAGATGCGGCAGTGCTCGGAGAGCGTCGTGCAGTCGATTCAAGACATGCATCGCTACTGTCACCAACTCAAACAAGGAAAAAATCCGTCTCTGCCTGTCAGCAGGTTGGAA AGCCAGCGCCAGTCTCAGGAGAAGTTTTACAGCATGGCTGCCCAGATCAAGCTGCTGCTGGAAATCCCGGAGCGGATCTGGAGTGCGATGGAGTCTTCCCAGTACCTCCACGCCACCCGGCTCTACCTGCTCTGCTGCCACCTGCACAGCCTGCTGCAGCTGGGGGGTGGAGGGCCGAACTACAGCCCAGTGCTGGCCCGCTTTCCCATCCTGGTGCGCCAGGTGGCTGCTGCTGGACACTTCAG GTCCACCATCTTGCTGGAGAGTAAATCTCTCCTGAAGGGCCAAGTGGTTTCAGACCAGGCCATTGCAGAAGCCCTGGTGTCCACCATGCTCCTAGAGGACAGCTCACCGCGGCAAGCCCTTGCTGACTTCCTGTTGGCCAGGAAGGCCTCCATCCAGCAACTGCTCAACCAGCCCCAGCATG GTGCTGGTATCAAGGCTCAGGTATGTTCTCTGGTGGAGCTGATGGCCACTACACTGTACCAGGCCTACGCCGTGTTTTGTACTCCTCCTGAGGGTAAGCCAATGGAGCCGCCCCTGAGCTGCGGCCTGCTGTTCGCCACACTGGAGACTGTGACCGGAACTGCACCCGCTG GGAAAGAGAAGAAGGTCCTGCAGGGAGAGATGAGCTCAGGCAGCTGGTTCAAGTACCTTCCGTCCTCTGTGACCGACTTCCAGCCGACCCTGCGGACCCTGGCTCAGCCCATCCAGCCTGAGCATCTCAGAGACACGCTGCGGCAGTGGATGGACAC GTGTAAAGAGGATATCTGCAGTGGAATCAGCGGCCTGCTGGTCTACGTGAAGAGCCTGAAGGGCCTGGCAGCAATCCGGGATGCTGTGTGGGAGCTGCTGACCAGTGACGCCATCAGCCAGCACTGGAGCGTCATTTGTCAGCGGCTCTTGGAGCGCCCCCTGTCCTTCTGGGAGGATTTTCTCCAGCAGCTCTTCCTCCAGCGCCTGCAG GCTCTTACTCAAGAAGGAATGGAGGAGATCTCGAGCAGCTCCAGAATCCTGTTGACCTCATCCCTGCGGGAACTGGAAGGGCAGTCAGGTCCCGGGGGCCCCAGCAGGGCGACGCAGTTTGAGGGTGACGTAGCCTCCTTTCTATGGTCCGAATCGCCCAACGACCTGCTGAGTGACGCAGCCTGGGTGAGCGTGTCAGGCCGCAGCCCCCTGCTGAAGAGTGGCCTGTCTATGAAGACCCAGGCCTTGACCCCCTGCGTCCAGAACTTCTGCTCCTCCCTGGACTCAAAGCTCAAAATCAGGCTGGAGGACCTTCTCTCCTACTTGCCCTCTGAGCAGACCACCAAGGAGTCTGCCGAACCTCTTCCTGTCGCGTCCTCCTCCTTTGACCGCTTCACTGATGCCAGCACTGTGGAAGAAACCGTGCGAGAGCACTGCCTGGCCTGCGTGCGCAATATCTTGTCTTCCGTGCGCTCCGAGCTGAAGGCTGTGCAGGACAAGTTACTCAGCTCTGGCCGTGCAGGAAACAGCTGCCTCAGTTCAGTGCTCTTCATGGCAAGACTCTGTCAGTCCATGAGCGAGCTCTGCCCCAGCCTGAAGCAGTGCATTCTGGGGAAGCAGGGTGGCCCAGATCACATGGTGAAGGACACTTCCCGTCAGGGCAGGAAGCTGGGCAAAGGCGCCAAAGCGCCAGAGATTAGCCCTGCACAGGCCAGGTGGGCGGATCTGAGGGAGGAGCTTCTATTATGCAGCATGGAAGCTTACCGGATCTGGAGCTCCGCCCTCACCGAG GCTCTGGTCCAAAACTTTGCTGGCAGACTTCACTCGAGCTCCGCAGGCTCCATCCTGGAAACAGCAACCAACTGGGAGGAGCTGGAAATTCAGGAAGAGACTGAATCAGGGAGCAAAGTGACCTCCAAAATCCGTCTTCCCGTTCAG CCCTCATGGTATGTGCAGACTCTTCTCTTCCATCTGTGCCTAGAGGTCAACAGGATTGGAGGTCACGCACTGCCAAAGGTCACCCTACAGGAGCTGCTGAAGGGCTGCCTGGATCGGGTCATCACCGAGTACGAGAAGCTGGCTTTGGAAAAGCACAACAAG GACCCTGCCTTCCTCATGACCCAGAACCGGGCCTTGCAGCTGCTATTTGACCTGCGCTACCTGTCAGTGACTCTCAGCGCCAGGCAAGAAGAGGGAAAGGCCTCTCGTTCCCACCAAGATCCCAG GATCCAGCAGGTCTGTGATTGCCTGGAGGGCCACATTGATCCTTTTGACTTGGATGTCTTCACCCCCCCACTCAACACTAACCTGACCCGTCTCGTCCAGAGGACCTCT GTGCTGCTGGGGCTATTGACAGGCACAGAGAAGCAGTTCAGCTCCAGGGGGCCCAGTGTTGGCACTCAGGAGCCATACAACATCCTGCCCCTCGCCAGCAGTCAGATCCG GTTCGGACTCCTGCCCTTGAGCATGTCCACTTCCCGGAAGTCCTCCAAGCCTGCATCCCGGGGCTCTGAAATCTCCAGGACCCAG TTCCTGCTATTCTGA